In Thermosinus carboxydivorans Nor1, the genomic stretch ACTGGCTGCCCGTCCGGCCGTGCTGGATGCAGCCAAGGCGATGCGCGGCTTGCCGGTGGCGTTTGTCGAGCGGCATCAGGATTATTTTGCCGCTAAGGTGACCGCGGCCGCTCACCCGGTTGCCAGGCGCTATGGCCTGACCCTGGAGCCACTCATTTCGCCCGCTGCGGTCACCAATGTCCTGCTGACGGCCAATACAACCAAGTATAAGGTGACGCTGGAAGGGTACCTGGATGTCGGCCGGCGGGACGCAGGACGGCAAGGCGAGGATACGACGTGGCTGCGCCTCCATGCCGGGAAACAGATCGGCAATGACCAGGAAGCCTTTTTAGAAATCGATTTCCTGCCCGGCACGGTCACCTGGCAGTTTTCCCCCGGGATGGGGCTACCAGCTCGGGTCAGCCACCACCACTGGGCTCAAATACAACCTTTCCGAGCAACAGACCATCTTCTGGCTGCACCAGCAGGTTCGGCCGGACTGGCAGCTACGGCTGGAGCGCACGCCGGCGACCGGCGAAAATGAGGTGGGCATTCGCTACCGGATCCATGAATTTTTAAGCGCCGAATATGTCCTTACCAATGATGAACAATGGCTCCGGCTGGTCGGCAATTTGTAATTCCCAGCCGACTGGAAGCGGTTGAATATGCCGCCTTGCCCTGTTATAATGAAGGAGGACAAAAACTGTGCCGATAGGCGAGAAAGAAGGGGTATAAGTGTTCAAGGACAAAAAACAGGTAAAGTTCGTAGCGTTCGCCGTAGCTGTGGTGTTTCTTCTTGGCATTGCCGCCGTGGCGGTAACGCAGACAACCACCGGCATGGCCGCTGCCGCCGGCAGTTCTTCCAATATTGGGATTGTTAACTACCAGATGATTGTCTCGCAGCATCCTGACATGGCCAAAGCCCAAGAAGCCATGCAGGCAGAAGTTAATCAAGCCCAAAAAGATTTTGACAGCAAAGCGGCCACGATGAATGACAAGGAAAAACAGGACTACTATATGCAGCTTCAGCAGCGGTTAAATCTCAAGCAGCAGGAGCTGGTTGGTCCCGTGTTTGACAAAGTAAACGCCGCCATCAAAGCGGTCGCTGATGCCAAGGGCCTGACCGTGGTTCTGGACAAAAACCAGGTTATCTATGGCGGCCAGGACATCACCGACGAAGTCATGAAAAAAATCGGCGCAGCAAAATAAGATAAAGGAAAGCGGAAAGTGGTAAATGGAGGAAACCGCGGAGAACGCAGAGAGCGCGATATTCATCGCGCTCAAGTTAAAAAATATCCCCTCCGTGTCCTACCCTGAAAACCGGTAAATTCATACGGTGAGTATTGAAACCACTGAGGACACAGAGAAAATTTTTAAAATTTAATTGAAAATCCAAAGTGCGATGTATATCGCACTCTCCGTGCGCTCCGCGGTTGAATAACAGTTTTCATGCTTTGTGATGCCAATTTATTGGCATGATTATCTCTGTGGTTAAAAATAGTTTTTTCGTCATGCTATATACGGTAGATGGCCGAGCCTGTATGCTGGCTCGGCTGTTATTTAGCCGATTGGAAAGAGGGTGTTTGGTGTGACCAGCCGCAGGACGCTTGTTCTCCTCGTTTTTCTCCTCATCGCTGCCTTCAGCGCCGGCTGCTTTAGGTCGGCGCCCGACACCAACGCTCCCCCCAAACCCCAAGTGGGTATTCTTGATGTCCAAAAGGCGGTAAAGGCTCACCCGAAATATGCCGAGCTTCAGCGCCGGCAGCAGGAACTTAACACGCTGCTGGCCCAGGTTGAAGCTGAAAAACAGCAGACCGCCCAGCCGTCCGCCCGGCCGACTTTACCGGACGGCGCCGCCGGTCTGGATGAAGCACTGGCTCGGGAATTTGACGCGCGTGTCGCGGCCAAGCAGGCCGAAATTAAAGCGCGTCTGGATGCCAAAACGGCCGAAGTGCGGGAAGAACTTCATCGCCAACTCGCTGCTTATACGCAAGAGGTGGACAAGGAATACTACCCGCAGATTTTTAGCCTGCAGCTTAAACTCAAGACCGTGCAGTTGACCAAAGACGAAATGGAGGCCCTGCAGAAGCAGCATGACAATCTGCAGAGCGAACGGGCGGCCAAAATCGCGGCTAAAGAGCGCCAGCTGGCCGCCGAACTCGAAAAGCGCATGGCGCCTGAACAAAACGCCGCCGAACAAGAACTGGCTGCTTATGCTGAGCAGCTTAATGCAGCGTACGCCCAACAGGCAGCGGCTAAGAAGCTGGAAATGGCCCAGCGGCTGCCGGGCGGGCAAACGTCGGCTCCGGCCGCCGGTGGGCCGCGCACGTCCGCTGAGCAGCAAGCGGCGCTCAAACGGACGGAGATCAAGGTTCTCCAGGACTTTATCCACAAGGATATTGCCGATAAGGCTGCCAAAGCGGCGGGCGAACGCGGTCTGACCGCCGTTCTCACCACCTATAAGGTCAATATATCGGCGGTCGATATAACTGACGCCGTCATTGCCGAGTTTAAGAAATAGCCGGCCGGCGTATAATATCCATTAAGGATTGTTAACTTGCTGAGTGAAGAATGGAGGCCACGCGAATGAACAGTAAACGCAAATTGATCCTGGCGGCCGTGCTCGTTTTTGCCGTCGCCTTACTTCTCGGCGGCTGCGCCGGCGTCGGTCAGCAGGGCGTTGGCGTATTGGACGTCAACAAAGTTATGGCCGAAAGTCCGAAAGTCAAGCAGTTTCAGGAACAGCTCAACGCCAAGGGCAAGGAACTTTCCGACCAGCTGGAGAAAGACAAGGCTTCTCTGAGCCCGGAGGAATTCCAAAAACGCCAGGAAGCAGCTTACGGCGAATTCCTCAAAACCAAGCAGGACCTCGAGAGCCAGATTGATGCTAGCATTAAGCAAGCCCTTGACCAGGTTGCCAAAGATAAAAAGCTCGGTATCGTACTGTACAAAAACGGGGTGGCCCAAGGCGGTATCGACATTACCGACGAAGTGATCAAGAAAATGCAGTAAAGATGCATTACCAGGGAGACTGCCCGTGGGCAGCCTCCCTGTACATTATAGGCGTGCGGCTAACAAGTTCGTGCGTGGACAATCACCGTTGATAGGAGTGGTTCCCTTGGAAAAAACGTTGGCCGAACTGGCTAAGCTTTTGCAGGGCGAAGTGTTAGGCGACGGTGCGGTGACGGTTACCGGCGTTACCAGCATCGACGATGCCGGCCCAAGCGACATTACTTTTGCCGTGCCACCCCATTTGGAGAAAGCGGCGAACTGCCGCGCCGCTGCTGTTGTCATTCCGGCGACGGTCGACCGTTTTCCCAAACCTGCCATCCGTGTCGATAATCCCCGGGCGGCATTCGCCCAGCTGCTGGAACTGTTTACCCCGGCCCCGGCAGTACAGCGCGGCGTCCACCCGACGGCCATGATTGGCCAGGGCGTCCGCCTGGGCGAGAATGTGGCCATCATGGCCTATGTGGTCATTGACGACGGCGCCGCTGTCGGTGACAATACGGTAATATATCCCCATACCTATATCGGCGCCGGCACGCAGATTGGCGCCGATACTTTGATCTATCCCAATGTGACCATTCGTGAGCACTGCCGCATCGGCAGCCGGGTAATTATCCACAGCGGTGCAGTCATCGGCAGTGACGGCTTCGGTTTTGTCACCAGCGGCGGCCGGCATAAAAAGGTACCGCAGATTGGCAACGTAATCATAGAAGATGATGTCGAAATCGGAGCCAATGTGGCCATTGACCGGGCCACCACCGGCAGCACCATCGTCCGGGCCGGAACCAAGATCGATAATCTGGTACACCTGGCCCATAATGTAGTTATTGGCGAAAACTGTTTTCTGGTCGCACAGACCGGCATCGCCGGCAGCGCCAAAGTGGGGAATAACGTTACCTTTGCCGGCCAGTGCGGCAGTGCCGGCCACCTGACCATCGGCGACAACTGTGTGTTTGCCGCTCGCACCGCCGTTATCAGCGACGTCCCGGCCGGCTCGTTCTACGCCGGTTTCCCGGCCCGGCCTCATAAGGAGTGGCTGCGCGGCGAGGCAGCCATCCACAAAGTGCCTGACCTCATTAAAAAGGTGCGCGACCTTGAACGGCGGTTAGCCGCGTTAGAAGAAAAAGACCAAGCAAAGTAATGCGCAACCGATGGCAAGATTTTCAAACCAGCCCGGGGTAGGATTTTTGTTGAACCGTGGAGAATATAGCCTAGCTGTAAACATAGAACAAAATCGGCAAAGGTGTTTTTAAGGGAACCGCAGAGGACGCGGAGGAATATTTTTTAATTTAATCTTTAGCGCGATGAATATCGCGCTCTCTGCGTTCTCCGCGGTTGAATAACGGTTTTCATGCTTTGTGGCGCCAATTTATTGGCATGATTATCTTTGCGGTTAAAGAATGTTTATTTTTACGCAATATGGCAGAGGAGGCACAACTCAATGAAAAAGACTTTACTTGCCGCGTTTTGCGCATTAATGCTCGGTACGGCCAGCGCTACCGCCGCGCCGTCGGTCAACGGCTCAACCGGCCTCATTAACACCCCGAGCGCCGACGTGCTGCATTCCGGTCAGTTCAGCCTGGGCTACTACAATCTGGAAGACGGCGGCGTAGGTGTTTTCAATATGAATTTGGCCAAAAATTTGGAAGTAGGCATAGCCGGCTTCCGCTATGACAGCAAAGCTGACAACACCTTTCTCAACGCTAAACTCAGCTTAGCGCCGGAGACGGTACTTACGCCCGGCATCGCCATCGGTCTGGAAGACATCAGCGATGAGCGCGAGCGCACCGGCTATATCGTCGCCAGCAAGGCGTTGCCCTTTGGCTTCCGCATCCATGCCGGCGTGGGTGACGGTCGCTATGACGGTTTCTTTGCCGGCCTGGAAAAAACGATAAATCCGGTCAGCATCATCACCGGCAACAGCACCTTCCCGGCGACGACGCTGATTGCCGAATATGACGGCAAGGACATGAACTACGGCGCCCGCCTGTCCATTGTGCCCGGACTCAAAATCGACGCCGGCTGGCGCAACCACGACGCCTACATCGGCATCAGTTTCACGAAATAAGTTAAAGCCAACAGTCCCTGTGGCAAACCTGTGGCAGAAAAATTTGTCAAAGTTGGCTTTTCTACAATACAGTGATGTTGTCAAATGACCGTGTTTAGAGTATAATATAAAAACGATATAATAAAAAAGCGGGGAAACCTCGCCCCTAAACTGAGGATGAAAAAAGCGGGGAAACCTCGCCCCTAAACTGAGGATGAAAAAAGCGGGGAAACCTCGCCCCTAAACTGAGGATGAAAAAAGCTGATGAGGTAGCAATCGCTACCTCATTTCTCTTGTGAGGAGAAACAAATGAGTGAGATACTGATGTGTCGGATTGACATTGCATATTTAAACTATCTGCGCCAGTTTGATAACAGAGTTAGTTACAACGATTCTGGTACACGCATGTTTGTGGGAATTTTGCTGGAAGTCAACGGCCAAAAATACTATGCTCCATTGTCGTCGCCAAAATCTAAACATGCTAAAATTAGCAGTCAGGCTGTCGATATTTATAAAATTGATGGAGGAAAGCTTGGTGTTATCAATCTTAATAACATGGTTCCCGTGCCAGATGCAACTATTATTGTGATAGACATTAATCAAGAACCTGATGAAAAGTATCGCGTTTTATTGCAAAACCAACTGCGCCAGATCAGAAAAGATGCCGCGCGGATCAAGAAAAAAGCACAGACGCTTTATCATCTTATAGTACAGAAGAAAGTACCGGTATTAAGTAAACGCTGTTGTGACTATGCATTGCTGGAAATGCAATGCGCTAAGTATAGTCAGCAGCTTTCCGCTAAAAGTAACGGTTGTTGAGAAAAGAAAAAAGCTAACCAATTGAAAGTTAGTCTAATGAGGCCATTCTGCCATGATTTGGTTGTCAAGGGGACGGTTCTGGTGACAATGGTAAATTTTACCATTGTCACCAGAACCGTCCCCTTGACAATTTACTTTCCGTTTCCTCCCAGTATATACAAAATACCATAAAACATATATACTTCTAGACAGGTTTTTGATATATATGGTATAATCGGTGGGAGAAAAGAGGTGAAAGTAATTATGTCTACTTTATTAACAAAGTGCAAGTACTTTATCAAACGCAATATTGGCGACACCTTTAACCGCGACGTGCTGGTGCTGCTTGTCGTGAGCATTGTCATCGGCTCGCTGCTGGCCAACTCGCTGGCCTATGCGGCCAACACTTATTTTGCGAAAACATTGTCCAATCTGGTCGGTGACTACGGCGAATATGACTTAGTTGTGAATGTCCGCGAAGAGCTGAAAGAGGAGGCGGCGGCGCAAATCGAAAAGATTATCAGTGACGCCTTGCCCGGCGCCAAAATGAAGGAAGGGCCCACCCTGGCTGGTAAGACTAACTTCCTGATTGCGCTGCCCGATGAATATAAGACTAAACAAATATACGAAGATTTGGGGAAAATTTTCGGCAGCATCCCTGGTGGCGGCGGCGTCAGCGTCATGACCGAGCCGCGCCTCACTTTGCGCGGGGTGCCGGACGGCGCCAAAAGTATGCTGATGGAACGCATCGGGGCGCTGGACGGCGTTCGCTTCGTTTTTCGGGACGGTGGTTCTATTGGCGTGATTTTAACCTCGCTGGACAAAGTTACGCCGGTTACCAATGAAATTAAAAATATCCTCAACCAGTATCAGGTCATTGAGGTTGCCTTCCCGGTGGGCGGCGAGCCTGCCAATCCCATCCGGCTCGGCGAGGCCATTGCCAAAGACATGGAGGAGCAGTTGAAGGTCCAGTATGCGCAAAACGTATCAGTGGATGGCAAGAATGACGACATGACCTACCTGGTCAGCACCATGATGGAGCTCAAGCGCTTCCTGAGCGCCTACGCTTCCCAGGTGACGATTACGCCGGCAGGCGGCGTCAAGTTGACCAGGGGCGATATTATTGCCTTTCCGGGCGTTGCGACCGCTCCTCTCGTGTCCGGCAAGGCGCCGGAGCGCGGCAACGTTCTGGTGGAAATCACCGCCGTTCGTTCCGACGGCGTGGCGGAAGGGGTAGTGACCCAAGGCGACGCATCCCAGCTTACCCCTGCCCAAGGCTATAAGCTGATAAACGGAGTCGTCGGCCCACCGGCCGGCACGGCTACCTGGCGGAGCCCCCGTCAGGAACTGGCCGGCGCCCTGACGGAAACCTCCAAACTGGTGGGCCAAATCCCCGGTTTTGCCCAAGATACACAAAACATGAGCAACATCGCCCTGACGGCGCTCAATAACTATAGCGGCAGTTTGACGGCCATCGAGCAGACGCTTGACGGCCTTCAGGCCGCAGGGGCTACCATTCAGGCGGCAACGAGCGGGCTGGCCAGCCTCGATACCAGCGGTATTCAGTCCCAGCTCGAAAGCTCGTCGCGGGCCATCGGCGGCCTTATAAACACCATGCAGGTAGTCCGGCTCATAAGCCCGGATGCGGCGGCTTCGGTTAGCAATCTGGCGGCCGCCCAGCGTAATCTGGACAACCTGCGGGCTACGCTGGGCACTTTGGACAATGTGGCGGCTGACGCCCGCCGGGCCAAGACGGCAATTGACGGCATCGTAACGAGCGGCCAAACCACGGTGGCGGCGCTGCGCACCTTCGATGCAAACGGGGCACGGCAAAGCCTGGCTGACGTCAATAACCGCCTGGCTCAGGTGCAGCAGCTCAACGTGCCGCTTATCACCGCCCAGCTCCAGTATCTGGCGCAAGCGGCGCCTAACCTCAAAGACGAGGAAATTAGCCATTCGGTTAAGTTGCTGGACAGATTCATCGACGGCCAAGTTATTCCCGGCCAGCGGATCCAAATCCTGACAACCGCCAACATCAGTATTGACGCCGTAACGCCCATTGTACACGAGGCTGTAGGGCACAGCAATGTATCGCTCTATTCGTCTGCGCTGGGGATTATTGAACCAAATCCCCGCAGCGAAGTCATGATGATCATGCAGCAGGTGAAAGCCGTGCTAGCCGGCATGGCCGCCATCATCGCCACCATCCTGTTTTTGGTGCTGGATCACACCGCCATTATGGCGGCCATCCGCCGCAAGCGGCTGGCCGCCAAGGTGGAGGCGACCGGCTGGCGCAAAGTAGTGCGCCGTTTTACTCTCACCTTTACTGCGCCGGAACGCCAGTACGGCATGGCCGTGGGCGCGGTGCTGCTGACGGCGATGTTTATCCTGTCCGGTGGCGGCATCCCGTATCTGCCCTGGATCGGCGTGCCGGCGCTGGGCGCCTTGCTTGGCCTGATTGTGGCCAACAACGCGGAAAAAATCAGCCCTATTGCGACGGAAGAAGTAATGGCCGGCGAGGCGCTTGGCCTGTCGTTTGACGAAATCATGCGGGAAATCGTCATTCCGAGCGGCCGGCCGGGCCTCATGCAGAAACTTAACCGCCGGAAGCTGAAGTTCAAATAAGCCAACAATAAAGATAGCCGTACCAATAAGTTGACACCACAAACATTGAAACTAACCAATGTTTAACCACAGAGGACACAGAGGCGCGATATTCATCGCGGCGAGGGAAAAGAGTTCTATATAAAACCATATAACTCTCCGCGACAATAGTCGCGGGCGTACCCTTTGCGTTCTCCGCGTCCTCTGCGGTTTTTATATTCACTTTTTCCTGGGTAGAAAGGAGGTAACCGACATGCTATCCATTCAAAACCTGTATAAACAGTTCGGCAACTTGATTGCCGTCAACGATCTCAGTCTCGAGGTTAATAAAGGCGAAACGGTTGTGCTCATGGGGCCGTCAGGCTGCGGCAAGTCGACAACCATCCGCACCATCAACCGCCTGGTCGAGCCCGACCGGGGAACGATCTATTTCGGCGGCATTGACATTACCGCGCTGCCGCCTGATGAGCTGCGCGCCGTGCGTAAACGTATCGGCTTCGTCTTTCAGCACTTCAATCTCATCAGCCGGCTGACGGCGCTGGAAAACGTCATGCTGGGCTTGGTGATGAGCGGCGTACCGCGCGAGGCAGCACAGGAAAAAGCGCGGGAAGCGCTGCGCAAAGTCGGACTGGAAAACCATCAGCATCACAAGCCAGGCGAAATGTCCGGCGGCCAGCAGCAGCGGGTGGGCATCGCCCGGGCGCTGGCCTATGAGCCCGAGCTCATGCTGTGGGACGAACCGACGGCATCGCTCGACCCGATTTTGGTGCGGGAAGTGTTGGTAGTCATGGAGGAACTGGCGCGCTATCGCGCCAGCACCATGCTTGTCGTCACGCACGAACTCTCCTTCGCCCTGCATGTGGCCGACCGTATCGTCCTTATGGACAAAGGGCGGATTGTGGAGGAAGGCCCGCCAGCCAAGGTCTTTGCTAATCCCGAGTCGCACATCGGACAGCAGTACAAGCAGCTCATCGAGTACCAGCTGCATACCGGCGCCCAAACGCTGGCCGGCAAGCGCATTGCCTGACAAAAAAAGACGCATATACTTGCAGAAGCGAAAATTATTTTATAGAATGTATCTGAGTTAGCAGTTTAGGAGGATTTTTTTTCGTGCAGCAAGCAACCATTGCCAAAGCGGTATCATATACCGGCATTGGCCTTCATTCGGGCCAGGATGTAACCATTACCTTGCGTCCGGCCCCTGTCGACACCGGCATCGTGTTCGTCCGCACCGACCTTCCCGGTGCGCCGCGGGTAGCCGCCCGGGCCGATAATGTGACGAACACCATGCGGGCTACTACGCTGGAAGACGGCCCGGCCAAGGTCTTTACCGTCGAACATTTGCTGGCCGCCTTTGCGGCGATGGGCGTTGATACTGTTTAGTAGAAATCACTGCTGTCGAGCCGCCGGTAGCCGACGGCAGCGCTCTGCCGTTTGTCCGTTTAATCGAGGAAGCGGGCATCAGTCGGCAGGATGCGCCGCGCCGGACCTTGGCGGTGACCGAGGCGCTGGCGGTGCGTGCTCAGGACAAATTTATCACCATTTTACCCTATGACGGGTTGCGGATTACCTTTACTTCCGTCAACCCGCACCCTCTTATCGGCGTCCAGTTCGGCGACTACGAAATTACGCCAGAAGTTTTCGTGCGAGAGATTGCGCCGGCCCGGACCATCGGCTTCATGCACGAAGTGGAGGCCCTCAAAGCTAAGGGCTTGGCCCTTGGCGGCAGTCTAGAGAACGCAGTCGTCTATGATTATGATAAAATACTCACCCCGCTTAGGTTCAGCGATGAACTGGTGCGTCACAAAATACTCGACATCATTGGCGACCTGGCGTTGG encodes the following:
- a CDS encoding OmpH family outer membrane protein, which translates into the protein MFKDKKQVKFVAFAVAVVFLLGIAAVAVTQTTTGMAAAAGSSSNIGIVNYQMIVSQHPDMAKAQEAMQAEVNQAQKDFDSKAATMNDKEKQDYYMQLQQRLNLKQQELVGPVFDKVNAAIKAVADAKGLTVVLDKNQVIYGGQDITDEVMKKIGAAK
- a CDS encoding OmpH family outer membrane protein is translated as MNSKRKLILAAVLVFAVALLLGGCAGVGQQGVGVLDVNKVMAESPKVKQFQEQLNAKGKELSDQLEKDKASLSPEEFQKRQEAAYGEFLKTKQDLESQIDASIKQALDQVAKDKKLGIVLYKNGVAQGGIDITDEVIKKMQ
- the lpxD gene encoding UDP-3-O-(3-hydroxymyristoyl)glucosamine N-acyltransferase, coding for MEKTLAELAKLLQGEVLGDGAVTVTGVTSIDDAGPSDITFAVPPHLEKAANCRAAAVVIPATVDRFPKPAIRVDNPRAAFAQLLELFTPAPAVQRGVHPTAMIGQGVRLGENVAIMAYVVIDDGAAVGDNTVIYPHTYIGAGTQIGADTLIYPNVTIREHCRIGSRVIIHSGAVIGSDGFGFVTSGGRHKKVPQIGNVIIEDDVEIGANVAIDRATTGSTIVRAGTKIDNLVHLAHNVVIGENCFLVAQTGIAGSAKVGNNVTFAGQCGSAGHLTIGDNCVFAARTAVISDVPAGSFYAGFPARPHKEWLRGEAAIHKVPDLIKKVRDLERRLAALEEKDQAK
- a CDS encoding YjbH domain-containing protein; the encoded protein is MKKTLLAAFCALMLGTASATAAPSVNGSTGLINTPSADVLHSGQFSLGYYNLEDGGVGVFNMNLAKNLEVGIAGFRYDSKADNTFLNAKLSLAPETVLTPGIAIGLEDISDERERTGYIVASKALPFGFRIHAGVGDGRYDGFFAGLEKTINPVSIITGNSTFPATTLIAEYDGKDMNYGARLSIVPGLKIDAGWRNHDAYIGISFTK
- a CDS encoding type III toxin-antitoxin system ToxN/AbiQ family toxin gives rise to the protein MSEILMCRIDIAYLNYLRQFDNRVSYNDSGTRMFVGILLEVNGQKYYAPLSSPKSKHAKISSQAVDIYKIDGGKLGVINLNNMVPVPDATIIVIDINQEPDEKYRVLLQNQLRQIRKDAARIKKKAQTLYHLIVQKKVPVLSKRCCDYALLEMQCAKYSQQLSAKSNGC
- a CDS encoding amino acid ABC transporter ATP-binding protein, whose amino-acid sequence is MLSIQNLYKQFGNLIAVNDLSLEVNKGETVVLMGPSGCGKSTTIRTINRLVEPDRGTIYFGGIDITALPPDELRAVRKRIGFVFQHFNLISRLTALENVMLGLVMSGVPREAAQEKAREALRKVGLENHQHHKPGEMSGGQQQRVGIARALAYEPELMLWDEPTASLDPILVREVLVVMEELARYRASTMLVVTHELSFALHVADRIVLMDKGRIVEEGPPAKVFANPESHIGQQYKQLIEYQLHTGAQTLAGKRIA